The genomic stretch ATGGTCTAGCTTGCTCACTGCCCTATCTCTAGCATCTAAAACAAAGAACTCCCAAACCTGGTgcttagtaggtgctcagtaaatacggATCTGGTGAGCGAGTAACTTTAACAGCTCCACTTAGCCTAGGAGACAAGGGTGCTCTCAGTTCCCTGCCCAGCTGGTGCACTGCCAAAACTGAGGTGCGTGGTTTCCATGGCAACAGAAGAGGGGCTGCTGGCCAGCAGCAGGAGGCAGATGCAAGAATTGTGAGCTCTGCATCTTTTCAGAGGTGCAGCCTGGAAACTGGGAACATGCAGTGGGCTCTTTCAACAAATgttgagggaaaggaaggagcttCATAAATATGGTTAACTCAGTTCTTCACTGTATAGGTCTGTCAAAAATATCAATGAATGGGTAGTTTGGGTCTTTGAAACAGGTTGGGAGACTCTTAGTGGGTGGAAGGCTGGGACTCAGGAAAGATTGGTTCTAGTCTGGACCCTGCTGCGTGACCTTGGACaccttacttaacctctctgaacctcatgttcatttataaaataggttTGACCAACTCTAGAATTAGTTATAAAAAGATGTGTgcggtaagaatgtaaaatggtacaacagCTGTGAAAGAGtttggtttctcaaaaagttaaacacaggattatcatatgacccagcacgCCTATCAGtaggtaaatacccaagagaATCGAAAACAGGTATTAAAACAAATACTTGCCTATGAATATTCAAAGCAGtgctattcacaatagccaaaagaccACTAgtgtatgaatggataaagatggtatatccatacaatggaattcaGCCATTAAAAGTTATGACATACTGGTTTGGCGTAGATGAACCTCAAaagcatgctaagtgaaagaagcccaaCTCAAAAGATCAGATGTTGTATGATCCCAtgtgtattaaataaaatattgacaatATTAAATCCATAGAGATGTAACGTAGCTTGGTCATTGACAGGGGCTGGAAGTGGGGAGAGACTGCCTAATGGATATACAATTTTCTTTCGGTGTAATGACATGTTTTTGAAAGTTGATAGAGGTATTGCCGTATAACATTATGAATATAATATGTGCTCCTGAATTACACACTctaaagtgatttatttttgttagaTGAATTTTGCctcaactacaaaaaaaaaaggaaaaaaaattgccctGTAAGCACACCCTGTTGCCTGGTTACAGAACGAAATCTTGGGAGCCtaaaagatgaacaaaactgaaggacGAGTTAGAGATGAATTTGAGAGATCATCACAGCAGCCTTGCCCCCATCCCAATTATACTGCCAAGGTGACATGCAGCTGGGGCCAGGACTGAGATCTGGATCTCACTCTTCCACGGTGGGATCCTGGGTCACTGACTCAAGCTCCCTGAGTCTTAGGCTTCCTACCTGCAGAACAGGGCTGATGCATCTTCAGTTACCCTCACTGCACTGTGCATGCGGGTCCAGAGAGCACTCTGATTCCATCTTCATTGGGCGAACCCTCTGAGATGAAGGCAATCACAGGACAGTCTCTGAAGCCCCGTACAATGAGAGCCAGTTCCTGGTTCATGAGGTACTCGTGTGGAAAGAGCACACGCGGGTTAACTGGTTGGGTTTGTGGGGCCCTGGGCGAGTCACACATCTCCCTGTTTCTTCAGCAGTAGAATGTACTTACAGCCACCTCAGAGAGACGATGTGTGTGTACCGTTAGCTCTCAATAATCAGATCCCTCTCCTCTTTATGGCTCTTGAACACAAATACTGCCAGCTCCTGCGATCCGCCCAAGAATCTCTGAGCTGTAGCTCAAAGAGGATAAGGCAActcgtccaaggtcacacaactcaTTTGGGCTTAGAACACACATCTCCTGCCTCCAGATAAAGGAAACTTTCCTCAAGCCTCTAAGTTCTCCAACAGGCGTTTGGCAACTGCTACGCCAAAGAAAGGGCGGAGGAGTATAAGGAGAGAGATCCACCATAGAATTAAGTGCTGTGTAGACGTGACCTTCGAATCCTCATCAATTCATGAGACAGGTGTTGCTGTCCCCGGTGTTTATATTAGGAAACTGACTCTGTTTAACAGAAGCTTCAGAGCAGCCAAGTGACACCAGAACACACAACCAGAAAGCCGAGGTCTCGAATTCGAACTCGGGTCCCGCCACCGCGCCTCGCCTGGAAGCACCCCACGGCGCGCGTGGCTCCGTGCAGTCCCGGAGCGCAGCTGTGGGAATCCCGAGCGGAGTTGGAAGCCGGGCCCGTTCATTTGCATGCTAATACCCAGAATGCTTTTCCCCGCACACCGCTTCTCTTAATGGAAGCGCTCAGTTTGGAACCGTGGAAAGTTTGGAACACATACTTTGCTCCCTCTTTGCAACTGTGGGAACTTCCTTCCCGCACACGCGGTGCCTGCAGCCCCGGGCTCCAAGTCGGGCTGGCCGCTGGCTGCCGCCCGCGCTTCCCCAGCCAGCGAACCTCCGTATCCAAGTCGCGCGCGGCAGCATCCCCAGGCCCGCCGGGGACAAAGCACCCTGGCCCTGCCGGCGGAGCCCGTGGCTTGAGCGCTCCGCGGCGACTCTCTGGGCTGCGGGCGCTAGGGATGCTCCCGGCCCCAGGAGGTTTTACGGCGCTCCCCAGAACCGCCAATATCCCGGTTCCCGGGGGCTTGCTGGGGTGCGCGGAGACCCCTGTATTCCTGTCCATCGCCCTTGCCTCTATGTTGTCGCCTCCCTGAGCTAGTGACTTCCCGCTCCCTGGGGCACAAAGCTCAGCGTGTGGCGGTTTGGGAGAAAGGCTGGACGATGGCCTCATCTGCCCAGCTCTTCCAGGCACGCAGCCCCTTCGGTTCGGCCTGCCCCCAGCCAGGACCCCGGGCCCTCGCTGGGGTTGCGAGCAGGGAGGCGGTCGCAGGCGACTTCTGGGGATTTCGCGCATCAAAGTGGGGCTCCGGAGGGCAACCGACGCCCGCTCGACTTACGGGCGCACAGCAAAGGCTGGGGGGCTCAGGTCTGCCCCCCTCGGTCGCTCACCCCTCCCTCCCGTCCGCTCGCCGCCACTCTcggcggggagggagggacagtgggagctGGTTTGCTGGCTTGGTGCTTCGTTTGCATTGGTCCGGGGGGGCTGAGACTGCAGCCCCCGGCCCcgcgggcggggtggggaggcgggGGCCGGACGGGGGCTCAGTCTGCGCCAGCATTGGCGGAgctggggaatggggagggggggcaggaAGCTGGGGGAGCGGAGCTGCGGGGGGGGTGTATAAATAGGGAAGGGGGGACGTGCATCCTCGGCTGGGTGAGGGGGGGGCGCTCGGCACAAAGAAAGTGGAAAGTTTGCTGCGCGGGGCGGCCCGGGCCAGGGATCCGGGTGCGCACGTGCAGGGCCGGGGGCGCCGGGGGCCCCCCACGCCGAGCTcgccgtttcttttttttttttccctgcaagcGAGAGGGGGGGGTGTTGTTGGTATcgccccctccttctcctccccccagGGGTGAAAGTGCAAGAGGAAGTGCAGCCGCTGCCATCTTTCCTCCGCTCCGAACACACGGAGGCCGGGGCCGCAGCGCCGCCGCTCCGCCGCCGCCTTCGCCCGGCCCGGGGAAGGGCCCACCCTGCCGCCGCCACCGCCCGCTCGCTCCAGCGTTCGCCGTCGCCACCGCCCGCCAGGCTCCCGGACCAGGCCCGCGCTGCCGCCCCCGTGCGCGCCCCACCGCCGCCGCCTTCGCCTTTTGTTTCCTCCGCTCCGGCGCCCCCGCCCCGGCTCGCGCTTTGCAGGGGACGCAGCGCGCGCCCCCAGCGGGCCCGGGAAAAGCCgcggcgcgcgcgcgcacgcctGCGCGGCAGACCCCTCCGCCTCCTCCCCGCGCGCGCGCGCTCCTTTTGGCTGCGCGCCGGCGCCGCCTGGCGGGCGGGAGGGGAGGTGGCAGGCGCGTTTGCAGGAGGGGCGCACCTCTTTGCTCGCGTACCCCCCCGGAGGTAGACCTGGGAGGGGAGGCGGGCAGgcggagaggagagaggagcgCTCAatccagcaggggtgggggcagctatGTGGGAGGTGGTGCGCCCTGCGGTCTAGACAGTCCGATTCGGGCAGGGTGCGTGTGCGCTCGGCGCACCTGCGAGACTACAGAGCCCCGGGCCGGCACGTGTGGGGAGTGTAGATACGTCCGTTGCGCCCCGCTTCTCGCTgcctaggggaagggaggggggcgGGCAAGTGCCGCGGCCCGgtttgtggggagggggcggcggccATGGAGCGGGTGAACGACGCTTCCTGCGGCCCATCGGGCTGCTACACCTACCAGGTGAGCAGGCACAGCACGGAGATGCTGCACAACCTAAACCAGCAGCGCAAAAACGGCGGGCGCTTCTGCGACGTGCTCCTGCGGGTGGGCGACGAGAGCTTCCCAGCGCACCGCGCGGTGTTGGCCGCCTGCAGCGAGTACTTTGAGTCGGTGTTCAGCGCCCAGTTGGGCGACGGCGGAGCTGCAGACGGGGGTCCCGCTGACGTGGGGGGCGCAGCGGCAGCCCCAGGCGGCGGGGCTGGGGGCAGCCGGGAGCTGGAGATGCACACCATCAGCTCCAAGGTGTTCGGGGACATCCTGGACTTCGCTTACACTTCCCGCATCGTGGTTCGCCTGGAGAGCTTCCCCGAGCTCATGACGGCTGCCAAGTTCCTACTGATGAGGTCGGTCATTGAGATCTGCCAGGAAGTCATCAAACAGTCTAATGTGCAGATCCTGGTGCCCCCTGCCCGGGCAGACATCATGCTCTTTCGTCCCCCTGGAACCTCGGACTTGGGCTTCCCTTTGGACATGACCAACGGGGCAGCCTTGGCAGCCAACAGCAATGGCATCGCAGGCAGCATGCAGCCCGAGGAGGAAGCAGCCCGGGCTGCTGGTGCAGCGATTGCAAGCCAAGCGTCCCTGCCTGTGTTACCTGGGGTGGACCGCTTGCCCATGGTGGCCGGACCCCTATCCCCCCAACTGCTGACTTCCCCATTCCCCAATGTGGCATCCAGTGCCCCTCCCCTGACTGGCAAGCGAGGCCGGGGCCGCCCAAGGAAGGCCAACCTGCTGGACTCAATGTTCGGGTCCCCAGGGGGCCTGAGGGAGGCGGGCATCCTTCCATGTGGCCTGTGTGGGAAGGTGTTCACTGATGCCAACCGGCTCCGGCAGCATGAGGCCCAGCATGGTGTCACCAGCCTCCAGCTGGGCTATATCGACCTTCCTCCACCGAGGCTGGGTGAGAATGGGCTACCCATCTCTGAGGACCCCGACGGCCCCCGAAAGAGGAGCCGGACCAGGAAGCAGGTGGCATGTGAGATCTGCGGCAAGATCTTCCGTGATGTATACCATCTCAATCGGCACAAGCTTTCCCATTCGGGGGAGAAGCCCTATTCCTGCCCAGTGTGTGGGCTGCGGTTCAAGAGAAAAGATCGCATGTCCTACCATGTGCGATCCCACGACGGGTCGGTGGGCAAGCCCTACATCTGCCAGAGCTGTGGGAAAGGCTTCTCCAGGTGAGGAATGGTGCTCCCTACCCCATGACCTATCCTATTCCTGCCTCATGGGACAGTTTCTTGCTGAGATGGGGGGGGGTAGGATTTGTGGGAGTCACTTGACCCTCTAAGGCTATAACAGATTTGGGAAGAGCATTTTAATGGCCCTGGTTTTGTGGCCAAGTGCTGCTTTCTCTTCCCACGGGGAAGTTCTGTGGCACTAGGCGTGCCCTACTGTCTGTCTTCCTTTGGGCCTTTTGGGAAGGGGCTGGATTCCTCAGGCCACAGCCACTGGGCCTCACCATTCTTCTCCCTGGGCTCCCTTTGTGTTTCCGGCACCAGGCCTGGGGCCCCCTCTGGGGGCGGGAGGCTTTTCCTCCAGCGACTTTCCCTGCTTGAATGGCTGCTGAGGGAGGGACTGAAACAAGTGTATCTGGGACTCCTTACGCTCCATGCCACgaaatccccccacccccacccacagggCACTAGCTATCCTGGATGGGCAAACTCAAGATTCGTCCCTCATACCCTCATGGGATCAGGGGGCACGGAGTTCTGTACCCAGAGTCTCATAGCACCAGAATCTTTGATCTGCTCTGATCTGATGGCTCCAGAGCCTAACTGGACCCACAGATACCCTCTGTGTTTTCAGGACGAGAGGAGGGGGCCAGAATGTCTTTTTAGATTCACTTATTAGTGAGCCCGATAGGGAACTGAGAACTTGCCTGGGAGCagaagattgttttgtttttcctcttaagaGAATATTCAGAATAAAAGGCTGGTTTTAACTTGCCTGGATACTGAGGACCTTGTGGGTATGTGAACCTACGGATGGAGAACTCCCTTGGAGGGGCCCCAACCAGAAACCAGTCTTACCGGTCAGGCAGCCCCTGCCCACCTGCTCTGGCGGGCATCTGGTTTACCAGCCCAGCTGGGGACTTAAGGCTCTATCCCTTGGCCTCTGGGGACTGAATTCCATCCGGGTGGCATTCATTGGCTGCCCTGGTGGgagagcctgggggaggggaataCTGAGTTTCTAAGGGGCTTTAGTAAGGACAATGAGTCACACATACCCCCTCCCAGAAAGGCTTCAGTAAGGCAGCCTTGTCTCATTCTAAAGCCACCTCCTCTGGTTCTAGAAATCATTtgagctggggcaggggaggggggggtggAATGGGTAGGCAAGGTCAGAGACAAACACTCACTTCCCTCCCccctctagaaaaaaaaaaaaacaaaacggggCAGAGAGGCCTGGGCCTATGGAGCTGGGTGGTGACTTTTTCTTTGTCATGTtgggatggggaagagggagtCCTCTCCACTGGTGTGTGCAGGTACAGGTGGGGAGTCTGGCCAAGTGTGGTCCCAtcttttgaggtctttttttaaaagtctctctcGGTTCTCTTTTCCAGGCCTGATCACTTGAACGGACATATCAAGCAGGTGCACACTTCTGAGCGGCCTCACAAGTGTCAGGTAGGGGTTGGGGCCAGGGCAGATGGGCTGAAAGAGAATGCTGCTGTTCTCACAGCCCAGCCACAAGCCAGCTGATATGTGTGCTGGGCCGGCTGACTGACCACCACCGCTTTGCAcacctccccctctgtccctccaccctccgtctgcttttctcctttgttcttccccccagccccctccccaccaccgcTGATGTCCCCTCCCTCCTGGTTGCTGGGTCCTGGTTCCCACCCTGTCTCTGTCTTCGCTCTTTTGCTTGGCTTTCCTCTTCTGGCATTTGCCAGCTCCTTGGATGGTGGGCCACATTGCACGAGTGTCGTCCTGGGGGCACTGGCTCCCCATTGGGCCTAGCTTCTGGTTCCCAGCAGTTTGCAGGAGCCACCGTGGAGCGGGAAGTGTTTGTGAAGAGCTCCTGGTGGTCCAACTAATAgtgcttccccctttctgccaGGCAGCCTGACTTTCTGGGTTCCTTGAGCTTAGGACACAAGGGGTGGCAGTAGGAACGACAGTGTAGGAGGATGAGAGTGGATGGTCTCATTCTTTGAGCACTggcacctgtttaacccatcccgAGCCATATGTGCAAACAGCCAGGACTTctgagggctggggaggaaggtggCTTCCTCTCCTTGTGAGCTCTTTGTGTAGCAGTGGGTAGGGAAGGCTGGGCAAGATTCTTACCCTTGGTTTGTGTGCTTCAGCAATATCTGGGGGCCTTGTGGTACCCAGAAAATTGCATGTCCTCTCCTGGCCACTGAGCATTCCTGTGTGGATGGAAAACACCTCTATCTTCTCCTTGACCATCCCCCTTCCAGTGCCAAGTTCCCGCCATCTGAGGGGGAAACAGAGTGGTGGGGTTCTGGTATAGCCTCTGGTAGGGTAACCTGCTTCTCTTATCCTGTTGGTGGCAAGGAGGGAGGGCTCAGGGAGACCTGCAGGGAGGAATGGACGTGCTGAAAGTCGGGCATCGAGGGAGCCCGGTGTGGACAGTGTTCACAGCCAGCCAGGCTAGGTGGCCTCCCCCCGAGGACGACGACCCAGGGTGGGCATGCTGGGATCCATCTGTGCCTCgctgccttctctctgtctctgactctctAATCACAGAGCACATTCTGACTCTCCCAGGTAGTGTGCTGAGCAGCCTGGCAGAGTAGGAGGAGCCCAGAGGGCAGTGGGGTCATGCCCGGTGGCGTAGGGGGGTAACCTGCACTCTCTGCCCTTTTTCCAGGTGTGGGTTGGGAGCAGCAGCGGCCTGCCGCCCCTGGAATCTCTTCCTAGCGACCTGCCATCATGGGACTTTGCCCAGCCTGCTTTGTGGAGGTCGTCCCATTCGGTTCCTGACACCgccttttccctttctctaaaaaaatcaTTCCCAGCCCTCGAAAACCTGGGCCCAGCACACTCCAGCAGCGCTCTCTTCTGCCCAGCCCCGCCGGGATATCTGAGGCAGGGCTGGACTGCCTCAGAGGGCAGCCGGGCCTTTACCCAGTGGCCTGTAGGCTAGCCTGGGCCTCCCCAGAGAAGGGTTTTCTGTGGAGGGGAATGGGAATGGCGGTTGCTCTGAGACCCCTGCTTTTAGGAGAGGCCAGCGAAATGGTTCCTGCCCACCATGCCCAGCTCCTTCCTGTGTGCTTTGGAGTCTTTCCCAGCTCAGGGACCCCCCAGGTAGTAAGGAGCTCCTTTCTGGgtccccccacaccctccaggtttctttctgggttctcttgcctttttctccccctttaaCAGATGGCACCCCTGGGTTTCTGTCCTTGCCTGGGTGATTGTAGAGGTTGGTGCTTTCCCAAGAACCAAGTCATGGGCTTACGAGCTTCCCCTCTCCTAGCATCACGTCCTGTAAGGCATGGGGTTTCTAGAATGGGGCTTGGCCACCCCTTCCCCAACTCTAGGGGTGAATTCCCCTCCAGAGGAGAATGGAGCAACTCCAGCTGGGTCAACCCAtgctgccctcttcccttcccactcaGACAGGTCCCTCCTTTCATTTCTGGCTAGTGAATTCAGCTTCTTTGTTTTTGAGGTTTACTAGCAGGTCTGCTCAGGAACTAGACTAACCAGTAGCTTTATACTGGGTCACCCCAATATATGGCTTTGGGGGCTGATAAAGCAGATGTAgattccccctgcccctccccggaTCCCAGTGAGATGCCCTTTAGCCCCTGCTGCCTCCGCGGGGATAACAGGAGTGATGATAAAAGTTTTCATTCTAACATTTGAGGCTTTGTGTGTTTTGTCCTTGGTCTCTGTCATAACACTGACATCATTGTCCCTCGGTGTACGTATGGAGCCtactcctgccctgcccccaccccgccccgcccctccagtACACAGACCTGCTGGTCCCACCTCCAGCTCCATTAGCCAGAACTCCCGTAATGATGACCCAGCAGGTGAAGATACGCTGGCTGTCCTGCTCTGGGCAGGCTGGCCAGTGTGTCAGTGCTTGGTTAAACAGCGGGGGCATCTGTTTGGCACGGTGTATATTCTGAAAGCACGAGAGGTGAAGAGATGGCTCCCTGGGAGTTGGTTCCCTGGGCAAGAGCTGGGCCCAGGTTATACCTCTCCACATTTCCTGATGCCACAGATGACAGAAGGGGCCAGTTAGAAAGACTGGTGCCACAGCTTGAGTGAAAAGACCATCTGAATGTTGGGGTATGAAGCCTCAGGCTTGTCAGTGACACACAAATCTCCTCAGGGCTTGGCCTGAGTGTCCTTAACCGGCTCAGATGCCTTAGGCGCCGCTGCTGGCTTAATGGCTACAGTGGGGCTGGGACATTTCCCCCACATGGAGTTCAGCCTGAAGCCCAGAGACTAGAGCAACTCAAGACCTCTCCCATACTTTTAGTGACCCCACTTCTCAGGGGCTAGTTGGGGTGGTTTGGGCTGGAGGATAGCTCATTAGAGAAGGAGTGAATTGAAGTGAGGGCAAGGGGCCTGACACTCACAAGAAAAAAGGGGCCAGCGAGGCCAATGGCACTGGGCCTCCATGTATTGCCCTTAGACTTTTCCAGGGCTATAAAAAAGACTGCTTGAGACTACaccgcctccccccacctccaggctGCCAGActtcaaaggccaccaaagttTGGGTGTGCGCTAGTGTCCCCAATACCATTTGGGCCCCATTTCTGAGCTGCTCAACTCTTATGAAAAAAAGCTTTAGGCATTCTGGGATGGGGAGAAACTTAGGGGGTGAAGGGAGCATGACTGAGACTCAGTATTGAGTGGGGAAGACCAGAGGAGACCCAAGCTCAGGGTTGCTGGGCTGGGACCTGGCAGGTGTGCTCCTAACAACAATAGGCTGCCTGGGCACAGGGCCGAGGCCAAGGTGGCAGCCATTCCAAATATCAAGGGTGATCAGAGGATGCTGTCCTGGCTCACTCTTGTCCCATCAGGGTTGCTgtgtcttctctctgtctccaggATGAGAAGTGCCTTTCTCCTGAGTGGCCCCACTATACAGATACTAAGTGTCCCCTTCTTTGAGATCTGTCTCTCCTTTGGCCACTCTTCTGTGTCGTGTGACCAGGCTCTTCATGTTCTGTGTTGTCTGAACTTCTGACAGGCCTAGACTCAGGCTTGTACACTTCAACAATTCCCCGCCCCGCCCAGAAAGCCTTGGGGACTCAGCCATGAAAGGTCAGTTCTGGCTCAGAGGAGCCAACTCCAGCTTGGCATTGTAATATAGTGAAAGTTCTTGTTGTATTTgtgagtttggggttttttccccctccgAGAGGCAGATTTACATTCCTAATTATGTTTGTTCAGGCTAAAGTCAGCTTTCATTCCTTGAGAGATAATCAATGGGGGAAAGGATTCGGCTTGGTCTGGGATTTTAATTTTGCCTAGCTAATCCCTCAAATGGATAATATACTTGTGGATAATTGAGGTTTGTCTGTCTGTTATATTTAGGTAGCACAGTATGACAGACAGTGATAAGGGACAGACCCCAAAAGGAGGTTGGCAGGAGAAACAAGGGGTTGCTTTCACGTTCTCCCAGTGGTGCCTCTCCCAGGGACCGCCGAAGATTCCGAATGTGTGCCTTCAccgctttttttcttttcttttcttttttcttttcttttcttttaaagattttatttatttgacagagatcacaagtaggctgagaggcaggcagagagagagagagagaggaggaagcaggctccctgctgagcagagagcccgatgtagggctcgatcccaggaccctgggatcatgacctgagccgaaggcagaggcttaacccactgagccacccagatgccccttcaccGCATTTTCTTATACCTGGCCCATGTTTGGTTCCTTTGACTTCTTAGGCATAGTCCACACTGCCTCTCGTTAGAGGGCTCGTCCTCAGGTCACTGGTTGGCAAAGCTGGCAGATTATCCCCAGATAACTTGTCAGGTGCACCCCCCTCCCTTGGGGTGTTTTTGGCAGCCCTTGCTCTGGTTTACAGGGCTGGTGGGCTGGGTGGAAG from Neovison vison isolate M4711 chromosome 3, ASM_NN_V1, whole genome shotgun sequence encodes the following:
- the PATZ1 gene encoding POZ-, AT hook-, and zinc finger-containing protein 1 isoform X2, yielding MERVNDASCGPSGCYTYQVSRHSTEMLHNLNQQRKNGGRFCDVLLRVGDESFPAHRAVLAACSEYFESVFSAQLGDGGAADGGPADVGGAAAAPGGGAGGSRELEMHTISSKVFGDILDFAYTSRIVVRLESFPELMTAAKFLLMRSVIEICQEVIKQSNVQILVPPARADIMLFRPPGTSDLGFPLDMTNGAALAANSNGIAGSMQPEEEAARAAGAAIASQASLPVLPGVDRLPMVAGPLSPQLLTSPFPNVASSAPPLTGKRGRGRPRKANLLDSMFGSPGGLREAGILPCGLCGKVFTDANRLRQHEAQHGVTSLQLGYIDLPPPRLGENGLPISEDPDGPRKRSRTRKQVACEICGKIFRDVYHLNRHKLSHSGEKPYSCPVCGLRFKRKDRMSYHVRSHDGSVGKPYICQSCGKGFSRPDHLNGHIKQVHTSERPHKCQTCNASFATRDRLRSHLACHEDKVPCQVCGKYLRAAYMADHLKKHSEGPSNFCSICNRGFSSASYLKVHVKTHHGVPLPQVSRHQEPIPNGGAAFHCARTYGNKGQKCSHQDPIESSDSYGDLSDASDLKTPEKQSTNGSFSCDMAVPKNKMESDGEKKYPCPECGSFFRSKSYLNKHIQKVHVRALGGPLGDLGPALGSPFSPQQNMSLLESFGFQIVQSAFASSLVDPEVDQQPMGPEGK
- the PATZ1 gene encoding POZ-, AT hook-, and zinc finger-containing protein 1 isoform X1 translates to MERVNDASCGPSGCYTYQVSRHSTEMLHNLNQQRKNGGRFCDVLLRVGDESFPAHRAVLAACSEYFESVFSAQLGDGGAADGGPADVGGAAAAPGGGAGGSRELEMHTISSKVFGDILDFAYTSRIVVRLESFPELMTAAKFLLMRSVIEICQEVIKQSNVQILVPPARADIMLFRPPGTSDLGFPLDMTNGAALAANSNGIAGSMQPEEEAARAAGAAIASQASLPVLPGVDRLPMVAGPLSPQLLTSPFPNVASSAPPLTGKRGRGRPRKANLLDSMFGSPGGLREAGILPCGLCGKVFTDANRLRQHEAQHGVTSLQLGYIDLPPPRLGENGLPISEDPDGPRKRSRTRKQVACEICGKIFRDVYHLNRHKLSHSGEKPYSCPVCGLRFKRKDRMSYHVRSHDGSVGKPYICQSCGKGFSRPDHLNGHIKQVHTSERPHKCQTCNASFATRDRLRSHLACHEDKVPCQVCGKYLRAAYMADHLKKHSEGPSNFCSICNRGFSSASYLKVHVKTHHGVPLPQVSRHQEPIPNGGAAFHCARTYGNKEGQKCSHQDPIESSDSYGDLSDASDLKTPEKQSTNGSFSCDMAVPKNKMESDGEKKYPCPECGSFFRSKSYLNKHIQKVHVRALGGPLGDLGPALGSPFSPQQNMSLLESFGFQIVQSAFASSLVDPEVDQQPMGPEGK
- the PATZ1 gene encoding POZ-, AT hook-, and zinc finger-containing protein 1 isoform X4; protein product: MERVNDASCGPSGCYTYQVSRHSTEMLHNLNQQRKNGGRFCDVLLRVGDESFPAHRAVLAACSEYFESVFSAQLGDGGAADGGPADVGGAAAAPGGGAGGSRELEMHTISSKVFGDILDFAYTSRIVVRLESFPELMTAAKFLLMRSVIEICQEVIKQSNVQILVPPARADIMLFRPPGTSDLGFPLDMTNGAALAANSNGIAGSMQPEEEAARAAGAAIASQASLPVLPGVDRLPMVAGPLSPQLLTSPFPNVASSAPPLTGKRGRGRPRKANLLDSMFGSPGGLREAGILPCGLCGKVFTDANRLRQHEAQHGVTSLQLGYIDLPPPRLGENGLPISEDPDGPRKRSRTRKQVACEICGKIFRDVYHLNRHKLSHSGEKPYSCPVCGLRFKRKDRMSYHVRSHDGSVGKPYICQSCGKGFSRPDHLNGHIKQVHTSERPHKCQTCNASFATRDRLRSHLACHEDKVPCQVCGKYLRAAYMADHLKKHSEGPSNFCSICNRGLQAPGAHPEWGSSVPLRQDLWQQRRPEMLTSGSD
- the PATZ1 gene encoding POZ-, AT hook-, and zinc finger-containing protein 1 isoform X5; protein product: MERVNDASCGPSGCYTYQVSRHSTEMLHNLNQQRKNGGRFCDVLLRVGDESFPAHRAVLAACSEYFESVFSAQLGDGGAADGGPADVGGAAAAPGGGAGGSRELEMHTISSKVFGDILDFAYTSRIVVRLESFPELMTAAKFLLMRSVIEICQEVIKQSNVQILVPPARADIMLFRPPGTSDLGFPLDMTNGAALAANSNGIAGSMQPEEEAARAAGAAIASQASLPVLPGVDRLPMVAGPLSPQLLTSPFPNVASSAPPLTGKRGRGRPRKANLLDSMFGSPGGLREAGILPCGLCGKVFTDANRLRQHEAQHGVTSLQLGYIDLPPPRLGENGLPISEDPDGPRKRSRTRKQVACEICGKIFRDVYHLNRHKLSHSGEKPYSCPVCGLRFKRKDRMSYHVRSHDGSVGKPYICQSCGKGFSRPDHLNGHIKQVHTSERPHKCQVWVGSSSGLPPLESLPSDLPSWDFAQPALWRSSHSVPDTAFSLSLKKSFPALENLGPAHSSSALFCPAPPGYLRQGWTASEGSRAFTQWPVG
- the PATZ1 gene encoding POZ-, AT hook-, and zinc finger-containing protein 1 isoform X3, giving the protein MERVNDASCGPSGCYTYQVSRHSTEMLHNLNQQRKNGGRFCDVLLRVGDESFPAHRAVLAACSEYFESVFSAQLGDGGAADGGPADVGGAAAAPGGGAGGSRELEMHTISSKVFGDILDFAYTSRIVVRLESFPELMTAAKFLLMRSVIEICQEVIKQSNVQILVPPARADIMLFRPPGTSDLGFPLDMTNGAALAANSNGIAGSMQPEEEAARAAGAAIASQASLPVLPGVDRLPMVAGPLSPQLLTSPFPNVASSAPPLTGKRGRGRPRKANLLDSMFGSPGGLREAGILPCGLCGKVFTDANRLRQHEAQHGVTSLQLGYIDLPPPRLGENGLPISEDPDGPRKRSRTRKQVACEICGKIFRDVYHLNRHKLSHSGEKPYSCPVCGLRFKRKDRMSYHVRSHDGSVGKPYICQSCGKGFSRPDHLNGHIKQVHTSERPHKCQTCNASFATRDRLRSHLACHEDKVPCQVCGKYLRAAYMADHLKKHSEGPSNFCSICNREGQKCSHQDPIESSDSYGDLSDASDLKTPEKQSTNGSFSCDMAVPKNKMESDGEKKYPCPECGSFFRSKSYLNKHIQKVHVRALGGPLGDLGPALGSPFSPQQNMSLLESFGFQIVQSAFASSLVDPEVDQQPMGPEGK